In Euphorbia lathyris chromosome 10, ddEupLath1.1, whole genome shotgun sequence, a single genomic region encodes these proteins:
- the LOC136209614 gene encoding uncharacterized protein isoform X2: MEANVSEEMKSCGRVQREVDASQGSSEGHLVKRKRVNKKKRASRVQREADASQGSSERHRVKRKRVKKKRVSRLPYAAQRQIDGGSNRGRVKHIRDTHARLVAILKETDLEHAKIALEFYEKSQDAEFEVLEVLYKSGSRLQHPESESDQYWCHISFIAKPKNVDCSDVSPKHFFGELFVDDCSEKVHATYCSTFEPSDDPGFNHGCILCRRHQKFHPTNGYCVGRPPWYIPKVVYGPVPPAYTNHLET; the protein is encoded by the exons ATGGAAGCAAATGTATCTGAAGAAATGAAATCGTGTGGACG GGTGCAAAGAGAAGTTGATGCATCACAAGGAAGCTCCGAAGGTCACCTAGTCAAGCGTAAGAGAGTCAATAAGAAGAAGCGTGCCTCTAG GGTGCAAAGAGAAGCTGATGCATCACAAGGAAGCTCGGAACGTCACCGAGTCAAGCGTAAGAGAGTCAAGAAGAAGCGTGTCTCTAG GTTGCCATACGCGGCTCAACGACAGATCGATGGAGGCTCCAACCGTGGCCGAGTCAAGCATATTAGAGACACTCACGCTAG ATTAGTCGCAATCCTGAAGGAAACAGATCTTGAACATGCAAAGATAGCTTTGGAATTTTATGAAAAGAGCCAG GATGCTGAGTTTGAAGTTTTAGAAGTCCTGTATAAAAGCGGTTCGAGATTACAACACCCTGAATCTGAGAGCGATCAATATTGGTGTCATATCAGCTTCATTGCTAAACCTAAGAATGTTGACTGCAGTGATGTCTCTCCAAAACACTTCTTTGGTGAATTGTTTGTAGATGATTGTTCAGAGAAAGTTCATGCCACATACTGTTCTACGTTCGAGCCTAGTGATGACCCTG GATTCAACCACGGTTGTATACTTTGCCGGCGTCATCAGAAATTTCATCCTACAAATGGGTATTGTGTTGGTCGTCCACCATGGTATATACCGAAAGTGGTATATGGTCCTGTTCCTCCGGCATATACCAATCATTTGGAAACTTAA
- the LOC136209614 gene encoding uncharacterized protein isoform X1: MEANVSEEMKSCGRVQREVDASQGSSEGHLVKRKRVNKKKRASRMEGSVSEELKLVQREADASQGSSERHRVKRKRVKKKRVSRLPYAAQRQIDGGSNRGRVKHIRDTHARLVAILKETDLEHAKIALEFYEKSQDAEFEVLEVLYKSGSRLQHPESESDQYWCHISFIAKPKNVDCSDVSPKHFFGELFVDDCSEKVHATYCSTFEPSDDPGFNHGCILCRRHQKFHPTNGYCVGRPPWYIPKVVYGPVPPAYTNHLET; the protein is encoded by the exons ATGGAAGCAAATGTATCTGAAGAAATGAAATCGTGTGGACG GGTGCAAAGAGAAGTTGATGCATCACAAGGAAGCTCCGAAGGTCACCTAGTCAAGCGTAAGAGAGTCAATAAGAAGAAGCGTGCCTCTAG GATGGAAGGAAGTGTATCTGAAGAACTGAAATT GGTGCAAAGAGAAGCTGATGCATCACAAGGAAGCTCGGAACGTCACCGAGTCAAGCGTAAGAGAGTCAAGAAGAAGCGTGTCTCTAG GTTGCCATACGCGGCTCAACGACAGATCGATGGAGGCTCCAACCGTGGCCGAGTCAAGCATATTAGAGACACTCACGCTAG ATTAGTCGCAATCCTGAAGGAAACAGATCTTGAACATGCAAAGATAGCTTTGGAATTTTATGAAAAGAGCCAG GATGCTGAGTTTGAAGTTTTAGAAGTCCTGTATAAAAGCGGTTCGAGATTACAACACCCTGAATCTGAGAGCGATCAATATTGGTGTCATATCAGCTTCATTGCTAAACCTAAGAATGTTGACTGCAGTGATGTCTCTCCAAAACACTTCTTTGGTGAATTGTTTGTAGATGATTGTTCAGAGAAAGTTCATGCCACATACTGTTCTACGTTCGAGCCTAGTGATGACCCTG GATTCAACCACGGTTGTATACTTTGCCGGCGTCATCAGAAATTTCATCCTACAAATGGGTATTGTGTTGGTCGTCCACCATGGTATATACCGAAAGTGGTATATGGTCCTGTTCCTCCGGCATATACCAATCATTTGGAAACTTAA